One window from the genome of Paenibacillus azoreducens encodes:
- a CDS encoding sigma-70 family RNA polymerase sigma factor has translation MNVNEEMKELVGQAFISYAKKCLKHARRDYYMKENRELYRITFLSDLPFDIGILDVPSHLYPSEDYILLLQAGSKLKLSASEKKILFMKFFEDMTDKDISEVLGITRQAVSKSKAQLLIKLRKYMMD, from the coding sequence ATGAATGTCAACGAAGAAATGAAAGAACTTGTCGGACAAGCCTTCATTAGTTACGCCAAAAAGTGCCTTAAACATGCTAGAAGGGATTATTACATGAAAGAAAACCGTGAATTATATCGGATAACCTTTCTGAGTGACCTTCCCTTTGATATTGGCATCCTTGACGTGCCTTCTCATCTTTATCCTAGTGAGGATTATATTCTGTTACTCCAAGCGGGCAGCAAGCTGAAATTAAGCGCTAGTGAAAAAAAGATTCTATTTATGAAGTTCTTTGAAGACATGACAGATAAGGATATCTCAGAGGTTCTTGGCATCACCAGACAAGCCGTAAGCAAGTCAAAGGCACAACTTTTAATAAAATTGCGAAAATATATGATGGATTAA
- a CDS encoding helix-turn-helix domain-containing protein, translating to MQQIFFLLIEAQRGNPDAEAQLLSMFEPLIYKLSQQHGLFDEDCKQHLTIEFILAVRRFDLSRYLEIQA from the coding sequence ATGCAGCAAATTTTCTTCCTTCTTATAGAAGCACAGAGAGGCAATCCAGATGCAGAAGCTCAACTGTTATCCATGTTTGAACCGCTTATTTATAAGCTTTCACAACAGCATGGCTTATTTGACGAGGACTGTAAGCAACACTTGACCATAGAATTTATCTTGGCTGTTCGTCGTTTCGATCTCAGTCGTTATTTAGAAATACAAGCTTAA
- a CDS encoding helix-turn-helix domain-containing protein, with protein sequence MQIDYGIPSDTLKAYSLMFQDYPDVVNVVQMCEMLGGISTKTGYKLLQANKINHFKIGRAYKIPKAAIIAYLHSIMTHQPNSHCDALVH encoded by the coding sequence ATGCAAATCGACTATGGTATTCCATCGGATACATTAAAGGCTTATTCGCTCATGTTTCAGGATTACCCGGACGTCGTCAATGTCGTTCAAATGTGTGAAATGCTCGGAGGAATTAGCACCAAGACAGGATATAAGCTTTTACAGGCTAATAAAATCAACCACTTCAAAATAGGCAGAGCGTATAAAATCCCCAAAGCAGCTATTATTGCTTATCTCCACAGCATCATGACTCATCAACCGAATTCCCACTGTGACGCTTTAGTGCATTGA
- a CDS encoding tyrosine-type recombinase/integrase has product MVAGHLQEKKGLFYIVLNYKDEEGKRKSKWLATGLPVKGNKKKAESLLMDARRNFELKPNEEAEKVQEKQITEENTDVDQVLFADYMLDWLETVKHRIELITYISYVNAVKGRIVPYFREKGTTLQELKPHHIQDFYSHALNEWKVSANTVIHYHANIRSALQQAFITDRISSNPADKIIRPKKEPFVGSSYSASEVNQLLEIVKGTKIELAVILGAFYGLRRSEVVGLKWSAIDLVNKTITIKHTVTSGSLDGKLITIEKDRTKNKASLRTLPLVDAFYDLLVQMKEQQEINQQLFKGSYCKDYIGYIYVDAMGDRIKPNYITQHFALVLKKNGMRHIRFHDLRHSCASLLLANGVSMKEVQEWLGHSDYSTTANIYSHLEYSSKVSSANTMNEVIKI; this is encoded by the coding sequence ATGGTTGCAGGCCACCTACAGGAGAAAAAAGGTCTTTTTTACATTGTTCTAAATTATAAGGACGAGGAGGGAAAGCGAAAAAGTAAATGGCTCGCTACGGGCTTGCCCGTCAAAGGCAACAAGAAAAAAGCGGAATCTCTGCTCATGGATGCCCGCAGAAATTTTGAATTAAAGCCAAATGAAGAAGCCGAAAAAGTACAGGAAAAACAAATCACCGAAGAAAACACAGATGTTGACCAAGTCTTATTTGCAGACTACATGCTGGATTGGCTGGAAACGGTGAAGCATAGGATCGAACTCATCACATATATCTCGTATGTTAACGCAGTAAAAGGACGTATCGTTCCTTACTTTCGAGAAAAAGGCACTACACTCCAGGAATTAAAACCACATCACATTCAGGATTTTTATAGTCATGCCTTAAATGAATGGAAAGTTAGTGCTAACACAGTCATTCATTATCATGCCAATATCCGTTCAGCACTTCAGCAGGCGTTCATTACGGATCGAATTTCTTCCAATCCTGCCGACAAGATCATTCGTCCGAAGAAGGAACCATTTGTAGGCAGCTCATACAGCGCTTCAGAAGTCAATCAACTTTTGGAAATTGTAAAAGGCACCAAGATTGAACTGGCTGTGATTCTGGGAGCCTTTTATGGATTAAGGCGAAGTGAAGTGGTGGGACTAAAATGGTCTGCCATTGATCTGGTCAATAAGACCATCACGATCAAGCATACCGTCACGTCTGGTTCTCTGGATGGGAAGCTGATCACGATTGAGAAGGATCGAACAAAGAACAAGGCAAGTCTTCGTACGCTGCCCCTTGTAGATGCTTTCTATGACCTTCTGGTGCAAATGAAGGAGCAACAGGAAATCAATCAACAACTCTTCAAGGGTTCTTACTGCAAGGATTATATCGGTTATATTTATGTGGATGCCATGGGAGATCGAATCAAACCTAACTACATCACCCAACATTTTGCGCTTGTACTAAAGAAGAATGGCATGCGTCATATCCGCTTTCATGATCTTCGCCATAGCTGTGCAAGCCTTTTGTTGGCGAATGGCGTCAGCATGAAGGAAGTTCAAGAGTGGTTAGGTCATAGTGATTATTCCACCACAGCAAATATTTATTCGCACTTAGAGTACAGCTCCAAAGTTTCTTCAGCCAACACCATGAATGAGGTCATAAAAATATAA
- a CDS encoding nucleotidyltransferase-like protein codes for MDLSNLSFIYGESFDVDAIGTIIYRQEAHKFDGSLLHDFDFIVLAIHEEQNAELIVEHTLVGDLPCQILNVRADSLQRWLIAGEKGDMVRYFMEGEIVKDQDGKLTMLRKEYNEFGQPLRDRKMLYEFSRFLSIYVEAKRYMQAGYVIDAYQCVLDSLKHWARIELIEREVLPDKAVWEQVKELNTAIFKLYEELTQSTETIRQRVELVLLACEFSVMSKMAECSALLLQILRSRPKPWSIEELIHHPELIMIRNELPIVMRKLVNRSLAKESVVWSEAAGYGSQSIRYSAE; via the coding sequence ATGGATTTGTCCAATTTGTCTTTTATTTATGGAGAGTCGTTTGATGTCGATGCCATAGGAACCATTATATATCGTCAGGAAGCGCATAAATTTGATGGGTCTCTGCTTCATGACTTCGATTTCATCGTTCTCGCCATCCATGAAGAGCAGAATGCGGAGCTGATTGTGGAGCATACGCTGGTTGGGGACTTACCTTGCCAGATTTTGAATGTCAGAGCGGATTCGCTTCAGCGCTGGTTGATTGCCGGGGAAAAGGGAGACATGGTCCGCTATTTTATGGAAGGTGAAATCGTCAAGGATCAAGATGGCAAGCTGACTATGCTGCGCAAGGAATATAACGAATTTGGACAGCCTCTTCGGGATCGGAAAATGTTATATGAGTTTTCGCGATTTTTAAGTATTTATGTCGAAGCAAAACGCTACATGCAGGCCGGGTATGTCATTGACGCGTATCAATGCGTCTTGGATTCTCTGAAGCATTGGGCAAGAATAGAGCTTATCGAGCGCGAGGTTTTGCCTGATAAAGCCGTATGGGAACAGGTAAAGGAACTTAATACGGCAATCTTCAAACTGTATGAGGAATTGACTCAAAGCACGGAAACCATACGGCAGCGTGTGGAACTCGTCCTGCTCGCCTGCGAATTTTCTGTTATGTCCAAGATGGCTGAATGCTCCGCGCTTCTTTTGCAAATATTGAGAAGCAGGCCAAAACCATGGAGTATTGAAGAGTTGATTCATCATCCGGAGCTCATCATGATCAGAAATGAACTGCCGATCGTCATGCGTAAGTTGGTGAACAGATCTTTGGCAAAAGAATCGGTGGTATGGTCGGAGGCTGCGGGATATGGCAGTCAGAGCATACGTTATTCCGCTGAATAA
- a CDS encoding YgzB family protein codes for MIFKTAKIVAFRTWGLLLTILGMGLMVLGTAGIVFWGQAGKIVAGIGLVVGLIAMMGSLGIYFWAGMLSTSVKQIECPECHKPTKMLGKTDRCMFCRTMLTTDLRQATITDDELEESQKLETQATPSSPAQPR; via the coding sequence ATGATCTTCAAAACAGCAAAAATTGTCGCCTTCCGCACCTGGGGACTGCTGCTTACAATACTCGGCATGGGGCTGATGGTCCTTGGTACCGCGGGGATCGTCTTCTGGGGACAAGCCGGGAAGATCGTCGCCGGCATCGGTCTGGTCGTCGGGTTGATCGCCATGATGGGCAGCCTGGGGATTTATTTCTGGGCCGGGATGCTCTCCACAAGCGTAAAGCAAATCGAATGTCCCGAATGTCATAAACCGACGAAGATGCTCGGAAAAACCGACCGCTGCATGTTCTGCCGCACAATGCTGACAACGGATCTTCGGCAAGCGACCATAACGGATGACGAGTTGGAGGAGAGCCAAAAGCTTGAAACTCAAGCCACTCCTTCGTCGCCTGCCCAGCCACGATAA
- a CDS encoding glycosyl hydrolase family 18 protein, whose protein sequence is MTRNRKRKHRSSAKRRFSILLGLCLVAAGAYFTITEILPNPLHEKPDWKGMDKPVFVKGKLLDQSADGSGEQLRLPLQVLQEGIDPNIRYEKGTQSIILTTPVQVMHLQTGETKAQLNNKQIQLCFAPEEKNGVPYMPIQPLKELYGITFHEDPNTGAILLMRAGDTVQMGEVVGEPDSKTALRKGPSKHERILADMPGGTSLRIWGSDDSWYFAQMDNGYAGYVPKTKVTLGEKKTVPDVPQPPTQAERSWQGKPVNLAWEAVYKKKPDPSVIDQLSGVNVVSPTWFSIIDKEGNVRSKADTAYVEKAHEQGIDVWGLLDNSFDPDITSSAMATYETRLNAINQTIQFAKMYHLDGINLDFENVKTKDGENVSQFVRELKPLARAKGLIVSVDVTPKSGSEMWSRFLDRRSLGETADFVVLMAYDEHWASSPKAGSVSSLPWAEDAVRKILEEDDVPPEKLILAVPLYTRIWSEEIKDGKTKVSSKAVGMKTVKDIIAEKKLKPQYLDDVKQNYVEYTEDGVLKKIWIEDKTSLAERVKLAKELELGGVAAWTRSFGTQDAWEVLKDISSK, encoded by the coding sequence TTGACTAGAAACAGAAAACGCAAGCACCGCTCTTCGGCCAAAAGGCGTTTTTCCATTCTGCTGGGATTATGCTTGGTTGCGGCTGGTGCGTATTTTACGATAACCGAGATTCTTCCGAATCCGCTGCATGAGAAGCCGGATTGGAAGGGGATGGACAAGCCCGTTTTTGTAAAAGGCAAGCTTCTTGATCAATCTGCCGATGGTTCCGGCGAACAGCTGCGGCTCCCTCTGCAGGTGCTTCAGGAGGGGATCGACCCTAATATTCGTTACGAAAAAGGGACGCAGTCGATCATTTTGACGACCCCGGTGCAGGTGATGCATTTACAGACCGGGGAAACGAAAGCGCAGCTGAATAATAAGCAGATACAGCTCTGTTTTGCCCCGGAAGAAAAAAACGGCGTACCGTATATGCCGATCCAGCCGCTGAAGGAGCTGTACGGCATAACTTTTCACGAAGATCCGAATACGGGCGCAATATTGCTGATGAGAGCCGGGGATACGGTACAAATGGGTGAGGTTGTTGGAGAACCTGATTCGAAAACTGCGTTGAGAAAAGGGCCATCCAAGCATGAGCGGATTCTGGCCGACATGCCTGGAGGCACGTCCCTGCGGATTTGGGGATCGGATGACTCTTGGTATTTTGCACAGATGGATAACGGCTATGCCGGTTATGTGCCGAAAACAAAGGTAACGCTGGGAGAAAAGAAGACGGTTCCTGACGTACCTCAACCTCCGACCCAAGCCGAGCGAAGCTGGCAAGGCAAACCGGTGAACCTGGCTTGGGAGGCCGTTTATAAGAAAAAGCCCGATCCTTCTGTCATCGATCAGTTATCCGGGGTCAATGTCGTCAGCCCAACCTGGTTTAGCATCATTGACAAAGAAGGGAATGTTCGCAGTAAGGCGGACACGGCTTATGTAGAGAAAGCCCATGAGCAGGGGATTGATGTTTGGGGGCTTTTGGATAATAGCTTTGATCCGGATATAACATCCAGCGCGATGGCCACATATGAAACAAGGCTTAACGCAATCAACCAGACGATCCAGTTTGCGAAGATGTACCATTTGGACGGCATTAATCTGGATTTTGAAAATGTAAAAACGAAAGACGGGGAAAATGTATCCCAGTTTGTCCGTGAGCTGAAGCCGCTGGCGCGGGCCAAGGGTTTGATCGTTTCAGTGGATGTAACGCCGAAATCAGGCAGCGAAATGTGGTCGCGTTTTTTGGACCGGCGTTCGCTGGGCGAAACGGCGGATTTCGTCGTACTAATGGCATATGACGAACATTGGGCGTCCAGTCCGAAAGCAGGCTCTGTCTCATCTCTGCCATGGGCGGAAGATGCAGTCCGCAAAATTCTTGAAGAAGACGATGTCCCGCCGGAGAAATTGATATTGGCCGTTCCGCTGTATACACGGATCTGGTCCGAGGAAATCAAGGACGGCAAAACGAAAGTGTCATCAAAGGCGGTCGGCATGAAAACCGTAAAGGATATCATCGCGGAGAAAAAGCTGAAACCCCAATATCTGGACGACGTCAAACAAAATTACGTGGAATATACGGAAGATGGCGTTTTGAAGAAAATCTGGATCGAAGATAAAACCTCGCTGGCAGAAAGAGTGAAGCTGGCAAAAGAACTTGAGCTTGGCGGTGTAGCGGCATGGACCCGCAGTTTTGGAACCCAGGATGCCTGGGAGGTTCTTAAAGATATTTCATCGAAATGA
- a CDS encoding Fur family transcriptional regulator has product MSTRVEHALEQLKTNGVRITPQRHAILAYLMDSMSHPTADEIYRALEPKFPSMSVATVYNNLKMLIEAGMVHELTYGDNSSRFDANVEDHFHVICQKCGKIEDFSYPSLHDVEQTAEKSTGFQIQGLRMELYGVCSSCKNK; this is encoded by the coding sequence ATGTCGACGCGGGTCGAGCATGCATTGGAACAATTGAAAACGAATGGTGTTCGGATTACGCCCCAGCGTCACGCGATATTGGCTTACCTCATGGATTCCATGAGTCATCCAACGGCGGATGAGATTTATCGTGCGCTGGAGCCTAAATTTCCGAGCATGAGTGTAGCAACCGTATATAATAACTTGAAAATGCTTATTGAAGCGGGAATGGTCCATGAGTTGACTTATGGAGACAATTCGAGCCGTTTTGACGCGAACGTGGAGGATCACTTCCATGTGATTTGTCAGAAATGCGGCAAAATCGAAGATTTCAGCTACCCCTCCCTTCATGATGTGGAGCAGACTGCCGAGAAAAGCACGGGCTTTCAGATCCAGGGTTTGCGTATGGAACTGTACGGGGTTTGCAGCAGCTGCAAAAATAAGTGA
- a CDS encoding DUF4097 family beta strand repeat-containing protein translates to MSRRRRMRAGRFTAVLLLIATGVLLLIDALYGTEYLLLLPKWWPLLAVLWGIESMVLYFAAWRTKAAGRRVQLDLRGVLLALVLSASVFIVTEQKQYLHLWNKVSLNLTAAGVDYSEQEGNSVGKDMVAVPVEMDTQNINVESINGDIVVQRGPVTDIGVQAETWVDQITGPEAEVIGRESTLEINRGSTITIQTKAKPYGQSGKRQPRINLTITLPEDRHFDLSLRTMNGSISLQRVDAIKQITMETANGELKMDHVTGNVKGSTLNGKISAFNVTGSVDLTTSQGNVQAVDISDTATLSTQVGNLSVIRVLGKIDARTKNGNIDIADVRSGLKTESLNGGITVRSSVVEGDWDIYSAVGELKVILPETGSYEVDGVISYGDIHNEFAEFMVDKKNIMGTIGLGEHKVHIEGNSDLFVNKY, encoded by the coding sequence ATGAGCCGTAGACGGAGAATGCGGGCCGGGAGATTTACGGCTGTCCTCCTGCTCATTGCAACCGGTGTGCTGCTTCTTATCGATGCGCTGTATGGTACGGAATATTTACTGCTCCTGCCGAAATGGTGGCCGCTGCTGGCCGTACTTTGGGGAATAGAATCCATGGTGCTTTATTTCGCGGCATGGAGAACCAAGGCAGCGGGGCGAAGGGTTCAATTAGATCTGCGCGGCGTACTGCTGGCACTCGTTTTGTCGGCATCGGTGTTTATCGTAACGGAACAAAAGCAGTATTTGCATCTTTGGAATAAAGTGAGCCTGAATTTAACGGCAGCCGGCGTGGATTACAGCGAACAAGAGGGAAACAGCGTCGGTAAAGATATGGTTGCCGTTCCTGTGGAGATGGATACTCAAAATATCAATGTAGAAAGCATTAACGGAGATATCGTGGTGCAGCGAGGTCCGGTTACAGATATCGGCGTGCAAGCGGAAACCTGGGTCGATCAGATTACGGGGCCGGAAGCGGAAGTGATCGGAAGGGAGTCCACGCTTGAAATCAACAGAGGCAGCACCATTACTATTCAGACTAAGGCTAAGCCGTACGGCCAATCAGGTAAAAGGCAGCCCCGAATAAACTTGACGATTACACTTCCTGAAGACCGACATTTTGATCTGTCGCTGCGCACGATGAACGGCAGCATCAGCCTACAGCGTGTGGATGCCATCAAGCAAATAACGATGGAGACGGCGAACGGGGAACTAAAAATGGATCATGTGACGGGAAATGTTAAAGGCAGCACATTGAACGGGAAAATCAGCGCTTTTAATGTGACGGGTTCCGTGGATCTCACCACAAGCCAGGGCAATGTGCAGGCAGTGGATATTTCCGATACCGCCACACTTTCCACGCAGGTGGGTAATTTGTCGGTTATCCGTGTGCTAGGGAAAATCGATGCCCGTACCAAAAACGGCAATATCGATATTGCTGATGTCCGTTCCGGCTTAAAGACGGAATCTTTAAATGGAGGCATAACCGTACGTTCCAGCGTGGTGGAAGGAGACTGGGATATCTATAGTGCCGTTGGAGAGCTGAAAGTCATTCTTCCCGAGACAGGAAGTTATGAAGTTGACGGCGTGATCAGCTACGGCGATATCCATAACGAGTTTGCGGAATTTATGGTGGATAAAAAGAATATAATGGGTACAATAGGTTTGGGTGAACATAAGGTTCATATCGAAGGCAACAGCGATTTATTTGTGAATAAATATTGA
- a CDS encoding MgtC/SapB family protein, giving the protein MADPWYIDNTHILLRLLLSVLLGGLVGLERERSNHAAGLRTHILVCMGSTLIIMLSIYGFSAFVHEVNIRIDPARLASAVITGVGFLGAGTILFTGKSITGLTTAASIWVIAAVGLAIGAGFYFASIMATLLILLTLVVFNKLEQRYIRSSKLHLISIYATSVPGLMETVSGLLEEEDITVKKAVINERSIAPYGELQPPSTNVEISLNVLSKRAFDPLTLASRIRKLEGVSMVSID; this is encoded by the coding sequence TTGGCGGATCCATGGTATATTGATAATACGCATATATTGCTGAGGCTGCTTTTGTCTGTTCTGCTGGGCGGACTTGTAGGTTTGGAGCGGGAGCGTTCCAATCATGCAGCCGGACTTCGAACCCATATATTGGTCTGTATGGGGTCGACATTAATCATCATGTTGTCCATTTACGGATTTTCCGCATTCGTGCATGAAGTGAATATCCGTATCGATCCTGCGAGACTGGCATCGGCCGTCATTACAGGAGTCGGTTTTTTGGGGGCGGGAACGATTTTGTTCACGGGCAAATCCATTACAGGTTTGACAACCGCCGCTTCCATATGGGTTATTGCTGCTGTCGGGCTGGCGATCGGAGCTGGCTTTTATTTCGCATCGATTATGGCAACGCTTCTGATTCTTCTGACTTTGGTTGTGTTTAACAAGCTGGAGCAGCGTTATATCCGCAGCAGTAAGCTCCATCTCATATCGATATATGCGACTTCGGTGCCCGGACTTATGGAAACCGTTTCTGGATTGCTTGAGGAAGAGGATATTACGGTCAAAAAAGCCGTGATCAACGAGCGAAGCATCGCGCCATATGGCGAATTGCAGCCTCCTTCCACCAACGTGGAGATATCATTAAACGTTTTAAGCAAAAGGGCTTTTGACCCGCTTACACTTGCCTCCCGTATCCGAAAATTGGAAGGAGTCTCCATGGTTTCGATTGATTAA
- a CDS encoding GNAT family N-acetyltransferase, with protein MIIKLSLQDDDMVDQIWRLQHIAYRIEAEKIGFYDIPPLLDTHETLQNCGETFYGCLSEDGELIGAVATAHESPGSLTLMRMMVHPDHFRKGIAGRLIRHVLDEHLNIPLFIVSTGAKNEPAVALYLKFGFVPFDTFEVAPGVELTTFHRRAGKLA; from the coding sequence ATGATCATCAAGCTATCATTGCAGGATGACGATATGGTGGACCAAATTTGGAGATTGCAGCATATTGCTTACAGAATCGAAGCTGAAAAAATCGGGTTTTATGATATCCCGCCGCTGCTTGACACGCATGAAACACTACAGAATTGCGGAGAAACCTTTTACGGCTGCTTGAGTGAAGATGGGGAACTCATCGGAGCCGTTGCAACTGCGCATGAAAGTCCCGGCTCGCTGACGTTGATGCGTATGATGGTGCATCCGGATCATTTCCGCAAGGGAATCGCGGGCAGACTGATCCGCCACGTTCTGGACGAACATCTGAATATTCCGCTGTTTATCGTGTCCACAGGCGCCAAAAACGAACCAGCGGTAGCGCTATATCTTAAGTTTGGTTTTGTTCCTTTTGATACGTTTGAAGTCGCCCCGGGCGTCGAATTGACGACGTTCCATAGACGGGCGGGGAAATTGGCGTAA
- the gatB gene encoding Asp-tRNA(Asn)/Glu-tRNA(Gln) amidotransferase subunit GatB: MSSSKYETVIGLEVHVELKTESKIFCGCSTEFGAPPNTHTCPICLGHPGVLPVLNKQAVEYAVKAAMALNCEIADVSKFDRKNYFYPDSPKAYQISQYDQPIGQHGWIDIEVDGQTKRIGITRLHLEEDAGKLTHIDGGYASLVDFNRVGTPLVEIVSEPEISSPEEARAYLEKLRAIMQYCEVSDVKMEEGSMRCDANISIRPYGQKEFGTRAELKNMNSFRGVQRGLEYEEYRQAEILDEGGVVVQETRRWDEAQGKTLSMRGKEEAHDYRYFPDPDLVKIYIDQEWKDRIRVSIPELPDARKARYTSEYGLPSYDAEVITSSKPIADLFEDSLKYTQDAKSVSNWIMGELLGYLNSNNLEFSDVKLTGQGLGEMIGLIEKGTISTKIAKTVFKEMLESGKLPQQIVEEKGLVQISDEGAIKSIVEQVVEANPQSVEDYRAGKQKAIGFLVGQVMKESRGKANPAIVNKLLEEVLKQ, from the coding sequence ATGTCATCTTCAAAATACGAAACTGTCATTGGACTTGAGGTACACGTCGAGCTGAAGACCGAGTCCAAAATTTTTTGCGGCTGTTCGACCGAGTTCGGCGCTCCGCCCAATACGCATACGTGCCCAATCTGCCTGGGCCATCCCGGCGTGCTGCCGGTACTAAACAAACAGGCGGTAGAATACGCGGTTAAAGCGGCGATGGCGCTGAATTGCGAAATTGCGGATGTGAGCAAATTCGACCGTAAAAACTATTTTTACCCGGATTCGCCAAAAGCTTATCAAATTTCCCAGTACGATCAGCCGATCGGGCAGCATGGTTGGATCGATATCGAGGTGGATGGCCAAACGAAACGGATCGGCATCACCCGTCTTCATTTGGAGGAAGATGCGGGCAAGCTGACGCATATCGACGGAGGGTATGCATCGCTGGTGGACTTTAACCGCGTCGGAACGCCGCTCGTGGAAATCGTATCGGAACCTGAAATCTCTTCGCCGGAAGAAGCACGCGCTTATTTGGAAAAGCTGCGCGCCATCATGCAATACTGCGAAGTGTCCGACGTGAAAATGGAAGAGGGCTCCATGCGCTGCGATGCTAACATCAGTATCCGCCCTTACGGCCAAAAGGAATTCGGCACACGCGCCGAGCTGAAAAACATGAACTCCTTCCGCGGCGTGCAAAGGGGTCTCGAATATGAAGAATACCGCCAGGCCGAAATTTTGGATGAAGGCGGAGTTGTCGTACAGGAAACCCGCCGCTGGGATGAAGCGCAGGGCAAAACCCTCTCGATGCGCGGCAAGGAAGAAGCGCATGATTATCGCTACTTCCCCGATCCGGATTTGGTGAAGATCTATATCGATCAAGAGTGGAAGGATCGCATACGCGTTTCGATTCCGGAACTGCCGGATGCCCGCAAGGCGCGTTACACTTCCGAATACGGTCTTCCAAGCTACGATGCGGAGGTTATTACTTCCTCGAAGCCGATCGCGGACCTGTTCGAGGACAGCCTGAAATACACGCAGGATGCAAAATCCGTGTCCAACTGGATTATGGGCGAGCTTCTTGGCTATCTCAACAGCAACAACCTGGAATTCTCCGATGTGAAATTGACAGGTCAAGGATTGGGTGAAATGATCGGCCTCATCGAAAAAGGAACGATCAGCACCAAAATCGCCAAAACCGTTTTCAAGGAAATGCTCGAAAGCGGCAAGCTTCCGCAGCAAATCGTCGAAGAAAAGGGACTGGTGCAAATCAGCGACGAAGGTGCCATCAAATCTATCGTCGAGCAGGTGGTAGAGGCGAATCCGCAATCCGTCGAGGATTACAGAGCGGGCAAGCAAAAAGCCATCGGCTTCCTGGTCGGCCAAGTCATGAAAGAGAGCAGAGGGAAAGCCAATCCTGCGATCGTGAACAAACTGTTGGAAGAAGTGCTCAAGCAGTAA